Proteins co-encoded in one Mesorhizobium huakuii genomic window:
- a CDS encoding recombinase family protein produces the protein MLAIPSSPDERLTAVRRSKFAYVYVRQSSINQVRHHQESTELQYSLVDRAVRLGWPPDRVVVIDEDLGKSGNGQVERGGFQRLIAEIGLGNAGLVVSLDASRLARNNRDWHQLLELCSLFGVVIADGERLYDPCAYHDRLLLGLSGIMSEAELHQIRIRLHQGERQKAARGELRIPLPGGLAYNRSGQIVFNPDEEVQARLRLIFDKFRELQTARRVMRYLRTHDLRVPVRPLRGPAPHELLWRDATIAHVHHILHNPAYAGAYVYGRRRINAVRQGPGSHRATSKVAIDDWDICIKDAHPGYINWEEFMANQRRLADNTNLYEAGHRGAPRRGIALLQGLAVCGQCGRRMTVRYSGPDSACPVYCCLADRNQTGSSLCQEVRAPAVDELVAQTLLKALEPDQIAIAIAALDEIAEETRSLEKQWALRRERARYDAERARRQYDTVEPENRLVARTLEKAWEDKLRLIDEIEQEYRRWRDREPLVLQAQDHAALQELAENLPAIWHSETTQPEDRKRILRFIVQEVVLDQKKIRGQVAIRILWQTGATSDHQIQRRVQSYDRDYGELELVRERITQLNAAGDMDRKIAKILNDEGVRSARGKLFSYENIWLLRHRWGIPTAKINGVAANPPRWPDGTYSVQGAAAAIGVTAQTIFDYLAQGLVHGRQSTKGQPWQISLSSDQIDQLQRRLQRTRRSRKGAS, from the coding sequence ATGTTGGCTATTCCGAGCAGTCCTGACGAGCGGCTCACGGCTGTCCGACGTTCAAAGTTCGCTTACGTGTATGTACGCCAATCATCAATAAACCAGGTGCGCCACCACCAGGAAAGCACCGAACTTCAGTACAGTTTGGTGGACCGCGCCGTCAGATTGGGTTGGCCGCCGGATCGTGTCGTCGTCATCGACGAGGATCTTGGAAAATCAGGAAACGGCCAAGTCGAGCGCGGCGGCTTCCAACGGCTCATCGCCGAGATCGGGCTCGGCAACGCGGGTCTGGTGGTCAGCCTCGATGCATCTCGATTGGCGCGCAACAACCGGGACTGGCATCAACTCCTCGAGTTGTGTTCATTGTTCGGCGTCGTCATCGCCGATGGTGAACGTCTCTACGATCCCTGCGCTTATCACGACCGGCTGTTGTTAGGGCTCTCGGGGATCATGAGCGAAGCGGAGTTGCACCAGATCCGCATCCGCCTGCATCAAGGGGAGAGGCAGAAGGCGGCGCGGGGCGAGCTTCGCATACCGCTGCCAGGTGGCTTGGCCTACAACCGCTCCGGCCAGATCGTGTTTAACCCTGATGAAGAGGTTCAGGCTCGGCTGCGTCTGATCTTCGACAAATTTAGAGAGCTTCAGACCGCGCGACGCGTTATGCGTTACCTGCGCACGCACGACCTACGCGTACCCGTGCGGCCGCTTCGCGGGCCGGCGCCCCATGAGCTGTTGTGGCGAGACGCCACCATCGCCCACGTCCATCATATTTTGCACAACCCGGCCTATGCCGGCGCATATGTCTACGGCCGGCGCCGAATAAATGCGGTCCGCCAAGGTCCGGGTTCGCACCGCGCAACCTCGAAGGTGGCCATTGACGACTGGGATATTTGCATCAAAGACGCACACCCTGGTTATATTAACTGGGAGGAGTTCATGGCCAATCAGCGACGCCTCGCCGACAACACCAATCTATACGAGGCCGGCCACCGCGGCGCGCCGCGCAGGGGCATTGCTTTGCTGCAGGGCTTGGCGGTCTGCGGCCAATGCGGACGGCGGATGACCGTGCGCTACAGCGGCCCCGACAGTGCATGCCCCGTTTACTGCTGCCTGGCGGACCGCAACCAGACCGGCAGCTCTCTCTGTCAGGAGGTTCGGGCGCCCGCAGTAGATGAGTTGGTCGCCCAAACCCTCCTGAAGGCGTTGGAACCTGACCAAATCGCCATCGCCATCGCTGCGCTCGACGAGATTGCGGAGGAAACACGAAGCCTCGAGAAACAATGGGCGCTACGGCGGGAACGTGCGCGGTATGACGCCGAGCGGGCTCGACGACAATACGACACCGTGGAACCGGAAAATCGTCTCGTCGCCAGAACCCTGGAAAAGGCATGGGAAGACAAGCTGCGCTTGATCGATGAGATCGAGCAGGAATATCGTCGGTGGAGAGACCGAGAGCCCTTGGTGTTACAGGCACAGGATCACGCGGCGCTTCAGGAACTCGCCGAGAATTTGCCGGCTATCTGGCACTCAGAAACCACCCAGCCAGAAGACCGCAAACGTATCTTGCGCTTCATCGTGCAGGAGGTCGTTCTCGACCAGAAGAAGATACGCGGCCAGGTCGCCATCAGGATTCTTTGGCAGACCGGGGCAACCAGCGACCATCAAATCCAACGGCGAGTTCAATCTTACGATCGAGACTATGGCGAACTCGAGCTTGTGCGTGAGCGGATCACGCAACTCAATGCTGCGGGCGATATGGACAGGAAAATCGCCAAAATATTGAATGACGAGGGCGTCCGCTCGGCGCGAGGCAAGCTGTTCAGCTATGAGAACATCTGGCTCTTACGCCACCGTTGGGGAATCCCCACAGCCAAGATCAACGGCGTCGCAGCCAATCCGCCGCGCTGGCCTGATGGAACCTACTCTGTACAGGGCGCAGCCGCTGCAATCGGCGTGACGGCTCAAACCATCTTCGACTATCTCGCCCAGGGCCTTGTCCACGGTCGGCAAAGCACGAAAGGCCAGCCTTGGCAGATCAGCCTTTCCAGCGACCAGATCGATCAACTTCAACGCCGACTGCAACGGACCAGGCGATCAAGGAAAGGTGCATCATGA
- a CDS encoding IS5 family transposase codes for MWTEQSRGRMAQIAKKTKRYPSGLTDEEWEQFAPLMPKPGRRGRPREVDFREVVNAVRYLVRSGCGWRMLPIHFGPWQTVYGWFRELARRFLFQTIHDVALMLDRERAGREASPTAGVIDSQSIKAPQAETRGYDAGKKIVGRKRHIAVDTDGRLLMVNLTTADISDSAGAQAILDGIRKRWPWVKHLFADGAYDRLKLMDKAAYLDFVVEIIRRSDDQKGFEVLPRRWVVERTFGWMTRWRRLVRDYEQRIDVSHAMILVAMGGNLIRRNAHP; via the coding sequence ATGTGGACAGAGCAGAGCCGTGGCCGGATGGCCCAGATTGCCAAGAAGACCAAGCGCTACCCGTCTGGTTTGACGGACGAGGAGTGGGAGCAGTTCGCACCGCTGATGCCCAAGCCTGGGCGTCGCGGGCGTCCGCGCGAGGTTGATTTCCGGGAGGTGGTCAACGCGGTGCGTTACCTGGTCCGCTCGGGTTGCGGTTGGCGGATGCTGCCGATCCATTTCGGCCCCTGGCAGACGGTCTACGGCTGGTTCCGCGAGTTGGCGAGGCGCTTTCTGTTCCAGACCATCCACGACGTGGCGCTGATGCTGGATCGCGAGCGAGCCGGGCGCGAGGCCAGTCCCACGGCTGGCGTGATCGACAGCCAGTCGATCAAGGCTCCGCAAGCTGAAACAAGGGGTTACGACGCCGGCAAGAAGATTGTCGGCCGCAAGCGACACATTGCCGTCGATACGGATGGACGGCTGTTGATGGTCAACCTCACCACCGCCGATATCTCCGACAGTGCCGGCGCTCAGGCGATCCTGGATGGTATCCGCAAGCGCTGGCCCTGGGTCAAGCATCTGTTCGCCGACGGCGCCTATGACCGGCTGAAGCTCATGGACAAAGCCGCCTATCTCGACTTCGTGGTCGAGATCATCCGTCGATCCGACGACCAGAAGGGCTTCGAAGTCTTGCCCCGCCGCTGGGTCGTCGAGCGGACCTTCGGCTGGATGACCCGATGGCGCCGCCTCGTGCGCGACTACGAGCAGCGCATCGACGTCTCTCACGCCATGATCCTTGTCGCAATGGGCGGCAATCTCATCCGCCGAAACGCCCATCCGTGA
- a CDS encoding XRE family transcriptional regulator: MERTGVLGDNNVSIGIYAGVLQALGLLEGLSQVADIRNDSVGQALASADLPTHVHLRRPVGSSRDD, translated from the coding sequence ATCGAGCGAACAGGTGTCCTCGGGGACAACAACGTCAGCATCGGCATTTATGCCGGCGTCCTGCAGGCGCTCGGCCTGCTAGAGGGCCTGAGTCAAGTTGCCGACATCAGAAACGACAGCGTCGGACAGGCGCTGGCCAGCGCCGATCTGCCTACGCACGTCCATCTCAGGCGGCCAGTCGGATCATCGCGCGATGACTGA
- a CDS encoding M16 family metallopeptidase has protein sequence MTAPALAATDDGKVTDFLLDNGMEVVVVPDHRAPIVTHMVWYKVGSADEPSGKSGIAHFFEHLMFKATANHVAGELNRAVAEIGGSHNAFTSYDYTAFYQRVAPSALEQMMGFEADRMRNLILTDDVIKTERDVILEERRWRIETNPQAVLDEEVDATLWQNHPYRISIIGWMQEMEQLNRVDAAAFYNKYYNPNNAVVVVAGDVDPETVKALTEKTYGKLSRGPEQQPRVRPVEPEQNTKRTVTLTDARVSVPRFSTQWVVPSYHTAEPGEAEALDLLAEILGGGSRSRLYQQLVVKQGIATEASANFQGTMLDATNFGIYGSPRGGARLADLEAAADAEVARIAKDGVTDEELEKAKDRYVRSVIFAQDEQDYLANMYGSTLATGGTVKDVQEWPDRIRKVTADQVKAVAARYLVSDHSTTGYLLPKTEN, from the coding sequence ATGACCGCTCCGGCTCTGGCCGCCACCGACGACGGCAAGGTGACGGATTTCCTGCTCGACAACGGCATGGAGGTGGTCGTCGTCCCCGATCACCGCGCGCCGATCGTCACCCATATGGTGTGGTACAAGGTCGGCAGCGCCGACGAGCCGTCGGGTAAATCCGGCATCGCGCATTTCTTCGAGCATTTGATGTTCAAGGCCACGGCCAATCACGTCGCCGGCGAGCTGAACCGCGCGGTGGCCGAGATCGGCGGCTCGCACAATGCCTTCACCTCTTACGACTATACCGCCTTCTACCAGAGAGTGGCGCCCTCGGCGTTGGAGCAGATGATGGGCTTCGAGGCCGACCGTATGCGCAACCTCATCCTCACCGACGATGTCATCAAGACCGAGCGCGACGTGATCCTGGAGGAGCGCCGTTGGCGTATCGAGACCAACCCGCAGGCGGTGCTGGACGAGGAGGTCGACGCCACACTCTGGCAGAACCACCCCTACCGCATTTCGATCATCGGCTGGATGCAAGAGATGGAGCAGCTGAACCGCGTCGACGCCGCGGCCTTCTACAACAAATATTATAACCCCAACAACGCCGTTGTGGTGGTGGCGGGCGATGTCGACCCGGAGACGGTGAAGGCGCTGACCGAGAAGACGTATGGCAAGCTCTCGCGCGGACCGGAGCAGCAGCCGCGAGTCCGGCCGGTCGAGCCGGAGCAGAACACCAAGCGCACGGTGACGCTCACCGACGCGCGCGTTTCGGTGCCCCGCTTTTCCACGCAATGGGTGGTGCCGTCCTATCATACGGCCGAACCTGGCGAGGCCGAGGCGCTCGACCTCCTGGCCGAGATCCTCGGCGGCGGCAGCCGCAGCCGGCTCTACCAGCAGTTGGTGGTGAAACAGGGAATAGCCACCGAGGCCAGCGCCAATTTCCAGGGCACCATGCTGGATGCCACCAACTTCGGCATCTACGGCTCGCCGCGCGGCGGTGCAAGGCTTGCCGACCTAGAAGCCGCGGCCGACGCCGAAGTCGCCCGCATCGCCAAGGACGGTGTGACAGATGAAGAGCTGGAAAAGGCCAAAGACCGCTATGTCCGCTCGGTGATCTTCGCCCAAGACGAACAGGACTACCTCGCCAACATGTATGGCTCGACGCTTGCCACCGGCGGTACCGTAAAAGATGTACAGGAATGGCCGGACCGCATCCGCAAGGTCACCGCCGATCAGGTGAAGGCCGTCGCCGCCCGCTATCTCGTGTCCGACCATTCGACCACCGGCTATCTCTTGCCCAAGACGGAGAATTGA
- a CDS encoding biotin carboxylase N-terminal domain-containing protein, which produces MTAGAVHPGYGFLSEYAEFARKVLEAGIEFIGPTPENIELMGDKIRACKFVRRNGFPVAPSAIEEGDPATFISRARASGAPLLVKPSVGGGGKGMRIVRDLDALEHAIVQARSEAQRYFGDAAKP; this is translated from the coding sequence GTGACCGCCGGGGCGGTTCACCCAGGCTATGGATTTCTGTCGGAGTATGCGGAGTTTGCTCGCAAGGTGTTGGAGGCCGGCATCGAGTTCATTGGACCTACTCCTGAGAATATCGAATTGATGGGCGACAAGATCCGGGCCTGCAAGTTCGTTCGGCGGAATGGATTTCCCGTCGCGCCTTCGGCGATCGAGGAGGGTGATCCAGCAACGTTCATTTCGCGCGCACGGGCCAGTGGAGCGCCTTTGCTGGTGAAGCCATCCGTCGGCGGCGGCGGCAAGGGCATGCGGATCGTGCGCGACCTCGATGCATTGGAACACGCCATTGTGCAGGCACGCAGTGAGGCGCAGCGGTATTTCGGAGATGCTGCGAAGCCATGA
- a CDS encoding biotin carboxylase N-terminal domain-containing protein: MPELSFDTVLIANRGEIAIRIIKTLRELELRSAIVCHDLDAGTPAVSVVDVAVPIRVAHRSRPISIPRKSRCGPRGDRRGGSPRLWISVGVCGVCSQGVGGRHRVHWTYS, encoded by the coding sequence ATGCCAGAATTATCCTTTGATACAGTTCTGATCGCCAATAGAGGCGAGATCGCCATACGAATCATCAAGACGCTGCGCGAGCTAGAGCTGCGCTCTGCAATTGTCTGCCACGATCTCGATGCGGGGACGCCAGCCGTCTCAGTGGTCGACGTGGCAGTTCCCATAAGGGTCGCACACCGGTCGCGGCCTATCTCGATACCGCGCAAATCTCGCTGCGGCCCACGAGGTGACCGCCGGGGCGGTTCACCCAGGCTATGGATTTCTGTCGGAGTATGCGGAGTTTGCTCGCAAGGTGTTGGAGGCCGGCATCGAGTTCATTGGACCTACTCCTGA
- a CDS encoding cold-shock protein → MATGTVKWFNSSKGFGFIQPDNGGQDVFVHISAVERAGLSTLTDGQKINYEIEQDRRTGKSSAGSLSKAG, encoded by the coding sequence ATGGCGACCGGAACAGTGAAGTGGTTTAACAGCAGCAAGGGATTTGGATTTATCCAGCCCGACAATGGCGGTCAGGATGTTTTCGTCCACATTTCCGCTGTCGAGCGCGCGGGCCTCTCAACCCTCACTGACGGCCAGAAGATCAACTATGAGATCGAACAGGACCGCCGCACTGGCAAGTCATCCGCTGGCAGCCTCAGCAAAGCTGGCTGA
- a CDS encoding MucR family transcriptional regulator produces the protein MTEEADKNIDTLIELTADVVSAYVSNNPVPVGDLPALIGQVHAALKGTAGSVSAQEPAVLKPAVPIKKSVTPDYMISLEDGKKFKSLKRHLSTHYGLTPDEYRAKWGLPADYPMVAPNYAAARSALAKTMGLGRKPKEPETPAPAPAKRTRKKVTA, from the coding sequence ATGACAGAAGAAGCCGACAAAAACATCGACACCCTCATCGAGCTCACAGCCGATGTGGTCTCAGCCTATGTCTCCAACAATCCGGTTCCGGTAGGGGACCTCCCTGCTCTGATCGGCCAAGTGCATGCGGCTCTGAAAGGCACGGCCGGAAGCGTCTCCGCACAAGAGCCGGCGGTCCTTAAGCCTGCAGTCCCGATCAAGAAGTCGGTGACACCGGACTACATGATCTCCCTTGAGGACGGGAAGAAATTCAAATCGCTAAAGCGCCATCTGTCGACCCACTACGGGCTGACGCCGGACGAATATCGCGCCAAATGGGGCCTGCCGGCGGATTATCCCATGGTCGCGCCGAATTACGCCGCGGCGCGCTCGGCATTGGCCAAGACGATGGGGCTCGGCCGCAAACCGAAGGAGCCGGAAACGCCGGCGCCGGCGCCGGCGAAGCGGACCCGCAAGAAGGTCACGGCTTAA
- a CDS encoding ATP-binding protein → MFVGRAQELSRLRKEFSLARPSLLVVYGRRRIGKSALLKEAAKDRPHVLYQATRVTPTLNLEGFKAEIARSLGADPLLDGLGDWLSVLTYLARKAEGTLGLIVVLDEFPYLVEGDQALPSIIQKFWDAVVAAEGKLNLVLCGSMIAQMEDLLAERNPLYGRQTLPLEVKALPLRDAAGFFPDYPAVDRILAYAIFGGIPFYLRLCDPSASLEENVTNLLLADTGALVDEPNVLLQSELRETQRYASILAAIADGCTKLGEIGGRLRDIKDSVSLSPYMKRLERMRLVRTVHSLDANPKSRDTRYFVDDPLVAFWHRFVRPNMSSVMQGFGPEIWRHQVVPRLDEYMGGAFEEICRGHARRHAQEALPSPAQEIGQIWGAEYDIDVAGRLLDGSMLYGECKWRRGMIGADVLATLIERAGRTDYGRGVEDRHFVLYARTGFKAGVQERAKEDGRIVLLTPGTMLAL, encoded by the coding sequence ATGTTCGTAGGTCGCGCTCAAGAGCTCTCCCGCCTCCGCAAGGAATTCTCCCTCGCTAGGCCCTCTTTGCTCGTGGTATATGGACGGCGCCGGATCGGGAAGTCCGCGCTGCTCAAGGAAGCTGCCAAGGACCGTCCCCACGTTCTCTATCAAGCGACGCGTGTAACCCCCACTCTGAATCTGGAGGGCTTCAAAGCGGAAATCGCCCGCTCGCTCGGCGCCGATCCCCTGTTGGACGGCCTCGGCGATTGGCTGAGCGTGCTGACATACCTCGCGCGTAAGGCCGAGGGAACGCTTGGGTTGATCGTCGTCCTGGACGAATTCCCCTACCTTGTCGAGGGCGATCAGGCCCTGCCATCGATCATCCAAAAATTCTGGGACGCGGTCGTCGCCGCCGAGGGCAAGCTGAACTTGGTGCTCTGCGGGTCGATGATTGCCCAGATGGAGGATCTGTTGGCCGAGAGGAACCCACTCTACGGGCGCCAAACCCTACCCCTGGAAGTCAAGGCGCTGCCGCTGCGGGACGCGGCCGGGTTCTTCCCGGATTACCCTGCTGTGGATCGTATCCTTGCCTATGCCATCTTCGGTGGTATCCCCTTTTACCTAAGGCTCTGCGATCCGAGCGCAAGTCTCGAGGAGAACGTCACCAATTTGCTGCTCGCCGATACTGGGGCGCTGGTAGACGAGCCGAACGTCCTGCTCCAATCGGAACTTCGGGAGACCCAACGCTACGCCAGCATCCTGGCGGCGATCGCGGACGGCTGCACCAAACTCGGGGAAATCGGCGGCCGTCTCCGGGACATCAAGGATTCCGTTTCGCTGAGCCCCTACATGAAGCGGCTCGAGCGCATGCGGCTGGTTCGGACCGTACATTCCCTCGACGCCAACCCCAAGTCACGGGACACGCGTTACTTCGTGGACGATCCGCTTGTTGCCTTCTGGCATCGGTTCGTCCGGCCGAACATGTCAAGTGTGATGCAGGGCTTCGGTCCCGAGATTTGGCGGCACCAAGTGGTGCCGCGGCTGGACGAGTATATGGGCGGCGCGTTCGAGGAAATCTGCCGAGGGCACGCCCGCCGCCATGCGCAGGAGGCTCTTCCGTCTCCGGCCCAGGAGATCGGTCAAATCTGGGGTGCCGAATATGACATTGACGTAGCCGGACGCTTGCTGGACGGATCGATGCTATACGGCGAGTGCAAGTGGCGCCGCGGAATGATCGGGGCGGATGTCCTCGCGACACTGATCGAGCGCGCCGGAAGAACCGACTATGGTCGTGGCGTAGAAGATCGCCACTTCGTCCTATACGCGCGCACCGGTTTCAAGGCAGGTGTCCAAGAGCGTGCCAAGGAGGACGGGCGAATTGTGTTGCTGACGCCCGGCACCATGCTCGCCCTCTGA
- a CDS encoding PAS domain-containing protein, producing MDRAKARDLVNMSSVVAKSEEQKDAEAEVEGFQDDLGRSSLPPRQHMVFTDAKEPGNPIIFANDASLGMTGYAREEVRGRHFNFLMANGTDAGALKRIKLEFEANADAGTEILYRSKDGSEFWAGLFASPVPDKSGAIVQYFTSFVDLTRHKEEQAQSKMLIDELNHRVKNTLATVQSIVWQASRANSDPRAIRETVESRLDRPKGDLPFCP from the coding sequence TTGGATCGCGCCAAGGCGCGGGATCTAGTCAATATGTCCAGCGTAGTCGCCAAGTCCGAAGAGCAGAAGGACGCCGAAGCCGAAGTCGAGGGCTTTCAGGACGACCTGGGCCGTTCGTCGTTGCCGCCGAGACAACACATGGTTTTCACCGACGCAAAAGAACCCGGCAATCCCATCATTTTTGCCAATGACGCCTCCCTCGGCATGACCGGATACGCCAGGGAAGAGGTCCGCGGTCGGCACTTCAATTTCCTGATGGCGAACGGCACCGACGCCGGGGCGCTGAAACGCATCAAGCTCGAGTTCGAAGCCAATGCGGATGCGGGCACGGAAATCCTTTACAGGAGCAAGGATGGCAGCGAGTTCTGGGCGGGTCTTTTCGCCAGTCCTGTCCCCGACAAGAGCGGCGCCATCGTCCAGTATTTTACCTCCTTTGTCGATCTGACCAGACACAAGGAGGAGCAGGCGCAATCCAAAATGCTCATCGACGAATTGAACCATCGGGTGAAGAACACGCTGGCAACGGTGCAGTCGATCGTCTGGCAGGCATCTCGAGCCAATTCCGATCCGCGGGCGATCCGCGAAACGGTCGAGTCCCGGCTGGATCGGCCCAAAGGCGATCTGCCTTTCTGCCCGTAG
- a CDS encoding hydrogenase small subunit yields MAAAQTLYDVIRRQGITRRGFTKFCSLTAASLGFGPGAATAMAEALETKERVPVIWMHGLECTCCSESFIRSAHPLVKDVVLSMISLDYDDTIMAAAGHQAEAILKETKDKYKGKYILAVEGNPPLNEDGMFCIDGGKPFVEKLKWMAEDAMAIIAWGACASWGCVQAAKPNPTRATAIDKVILDKPIIKVPGCPPIAEVMTGVVTFITTFGALPELDRQGRPKMFYSQRIHDKCYRRPHFDAGQFVEEWDDEGARKGYCLYKMGCKGPTTYNACSTVRWNGGVSFPIQSGHGCIGCSEDGFWDNGSFYDRLTNLHQFGVEANADKVGMTAAGIVGGAIAAHAAVTAFKRVTTKREKADAS; encoded by the coding sequence ATGGCAGCTGCCCAAACCTTATATGACGTCATTCGTCGCCAGGGGATCACCCGGCGCGGTTTCACCAAGTTCTGCAGCCTGACGGCCGCGAGCCTCGGTTTCGGCCCGGGTGCCGCGACAGCGATGGCTGAAGCACTTGAGACCAAGGAACGCGTTCCGGTCATCTGGATGCATGGGCTCGAATGCACCTGCTGTTCGGAGAGCTTCATCCGCTCGGCCCATCCGCTCGTCAAAGACGTCGTGCTGTCGATGATCTCGCTCGACTACGACGATACGATCATGGCGGCCGCCGGCCATCAAGCGGAGGCGATTCTCAAAGAGACGAAGGACAAGTACAAAGGCAAGTACATCCTCGCCGTCGAGGGCAATCCGCCGCTCAACGAGGACGGCATGTTCTGCATCGACGGCGGCAAACCCTTCGTTGAGAAGCTGAAGTGGATGGCCGAGGATGCCATGGCGATTATCGCCTGGGGCGCCTGCGCCTCTTGGGGCTGCGTCCAGGCGGCCAAGCCAAACCCGACCCGGGCGACAGCGATCGACAAGGTCATCCTCGACAAGCCGATCATTAAGGTACCAGGCTGTCCCCCGATCGCGGAGGTGATGACCGGGGTCGTCACCTTCATCACGACCTTCGGCGCGCTGCCGGAACTCGACCGGCAGGGCCGGCCCAAGATGTTCTATTCGCAGCGCATCCACGACAAATGCTACCGCCGACCACATTTCGATGCCGGCCAGTTTGTCGAGGAGTGGGACGATGAGGGCGCACGCAAGGGCTATTGTCTCTACAAGATGGGCTGCAAGGGCCCGACCACCTACAATGCCTGCTCTACCGTGCGCTGGAACGGTGGCGTTTCCTTCCCGATCCAGTCAGGCCACGGCTGCATCGGCTGCTCGGAAGACGGCTTCTGGGACAACGGCAGCTTCTATGACCGGCTGACGAACCTCCACCAGTTCGGCGTCGAGGCCAACGCCGACAAGGTCGGCATGACCGCCGCCGGCATCGTGGGTGGTGCAATCGCCGCCCATGCCGCGGTGACCGCCTTCAAGCGCGTGACCACCAAGCGCGAAAAAGCCGACGCATCATAA